The Helianthus annuus cultivar XRQ/B chromosome 16, HanXRQr2.0-SUNRISE, whole genome shotgun sequence genome includes a window with the following:
- the LOC110915891 gene encoding abscisic acid and environmental stress-inducible protein codes for MVSKRFLLIALAFATVLLITSEIAAAKELASNNKGEVEDAKYDRGYNGGPGGYYNGGGRGGYNNGGGRGGYYNGGGRGRRHCRHGCCGRYYNGGCSCCRTLEEANAYKQAQEAQTHN; via the exons ATGGTTTCAAAGAGATTCCTTCTTATTGCCCTTGCTTTTGCAACCGTTCTCCTCATTACTTCTGAAATTGCTGCTGCTAAGGAACTGGCCTCCAACAATAAGG GTGAGGTAGAAGATGCCAAGTATGATCGTGGGTACAACGGTGGACCTGGAGGGTACTACAATGGTGGCGGCCGTGGAGGATACAACAATGGTGGTGGTCGTGGAGGGTACTACAACGGCGGGGGGCGTGGAAGACGACATTGCAGGCATGGTTGCTGTGGCCGTTACTACAATGGAGGATGCAGTTGCTGCAGGACTCTTGAAGAGGCAAATGCATACAAACAAGCTCAGGAGGCACAAACTCACAACTGA